The Spodoptera frugiperda isolate SF20-4 chromosome 2, AGI-APGP_CSIRO_Sfru_2.0, whole genome shotgun sequence genome has a window encoding:
- the LOC118269232 gene encoding SWI/SNF-related matrix-associated actin-dependent regulator of chromatin subfamily A containing DEAD/H box 1 homolog, with translation MSNGTSPSVLSFLRQYRFQRKPNGPGEPSSPVTVTSSPSGSQMMHNNKIRMAAPNTVVVRNVPVVYKRIRLQDSDSDDAASPAKKPTVTVELTTAVKERRFRNMLEMFPDISPIFVKNTLIKHGWSEERARDELLMHDPESNDRGSTSTYFGSKPGVSGQSAPRTYTNMGIVRVTSGPKMNVVVRKPLATKGGRERGGSSGSEDDDYGVKKGKDDRVYDSEDSDNEVTDDLIGDKKKVFEFLNNSNMNELSLLSGCSQKKAEAIMSLRPFKGWVDMVEKFNSNKTLSTELLNSTQELLTTRNNIQRLMKKCVVLAQQLESAVAAGAGRLKQPAILHESLKLAPYQLVGLNWLAVLHKQGVSGILADEMGLGKTVQVIAFLAHLKETGQARGTHLIVVPASTLDNWSSELARWCPALRVSKYYGHPEERRQLRIQYARGLDDVDIVLTTYTMVNSCPEERKMFRITAMHYVIYDEAHMLKNMSTQRYDNLLKIKSKHRLLLTGTPLQNNLLELMSLLCFVMPHMFSGKTDDLKSLFQKTAKSKTTKKAEGKQEDDELPFEQSQITQAKRIMKPFVLRRLKRDVLQDLPKKTNHRELCPMSERQGILYKNLIASFSAKDGSIHATTEQSGMSMMMDMRKLANHPLLLRYHYADSALRGAAARLARDPAYKENNEQYAWEDLLCMSDFQIHQLTLQYSCISSYSLPEHLILDSGKFQKLDEMLPRLKAGGHRVLIFSQFTMMLDILEPYLTIRRHRYLRLDGSTAVPDRQDLIDQYNNEDIFVFLLSTKAGGLGINLTAADTVIIHDIDFNPYNDKQAEDRCHRMGQTRPVTIYRLLSCGTIEEGIYQVAQEKLNLEKHVTGDDENDKTEQKNVVRLLSAALGLTSPSK, from the exons ATGTCTAATGGTACAAGTCCGAGTGTGTTGAGTTTTTTGAGACAATACAGGTTCCAGAGGAAACCAAACGGTCCTGGTGAACCTAGCAGCCCAGTAACGGTTACCTCATCTCCTTCTGGTTCTC AAATGATgcacaacaataaaattaggaTGGCTGCGCCAAATACAGTGGTAGTTAGGAATGTACCAGTGGTTTACAAGCGGATACGGCTGCAAGACTCGGACTCCGATGATGCAGCGAGTCCCGCTAAGAAGCCCACTGTTACTGTGGAACTCACAACTGCAGTCAAAGAGAGAAGATTTAGAAATATGCTGGAAATGTTTCCTGATATATCTCCAATA TTCGTCAAAAACACACTAATAAAACATGGCTGGAGTGAGGAGCGAGCCAGGGACGAGCTGCTGATGCATGACCCTGAGAGTAACGACAGAGGATCCACATCCACATACTTCGGTTCCAAGCCGGGTGTGTCTGGACAGAGTGCCCCAAGAACTTACACTAACATGGGGATAGTCAGAGTGACTAGTGGACCTAAGATGAATGTGGTGGTGAGGAAACCCTTGGCGACCAAGGGAGGAAGGGAAAGGGGGGGTAGTAGTGGTAGTGAAGACGACGATTATGGCGTCAAAAAAGGAAAAGATGATAGAGTTTATGACAG TGAGGATTCTGACAATGAGGTCACAGATGATCTTATAGGCGACAAGAAGAAAGTGTTCGAGTTCCTCAACAATAGTAATATGAATGAGCTGTCCTTGCTCAGTGGATGCTCACAGAAGAAAGCTGAAGCCATCATGTCTTTGAGACCTTTCAAGGGCTGGGTTGATATG GTAGAAAAGTTTAACAGCAATAAGACGTTGAGTACGGAGCTTCTGAACTCCACGCAAGAGCTGTTGACGACGAGGAACAACATCCAGCGGCTGATGAAGAAGTGCGTCGTCCTCGCCCAGCAGTTGGAGTCCGCggtggcggcgggcgcgggccgGCTCAAACAACCCGCCATTTTGCATGAaag CTTGAAACTCGCACCATACCAGTTGGTAGGCCTGAACTGGCTTGCAGTGCTGCATAAGCAGGGAGTCTCGGGTATCCTGGCCGATGAGATGGGGCTGGGCAAAACTGTCCAGGTGATAGCGTTCCTGGCACATCTGAAGGAAACCGGCCAGGCGAGGGGAACACATTTGATTGTTGTACCTGCTTCTACACTTG ACAACTGGAGCAGTGAGCTAGCGCGGTGGTGCCCGGCGCTGCGCGTGAGCAAGTACTACGGACATCCCGAGGAGAGGCGACAACTGCGCATACAGTACGCCAGGGGACTCGATGACGTTGATATCGTACTTACCAC GTACACAATGGTGAACAGTTGCCCGGAGGAGCGCAAGATGTTCCGCATCACGGCGATGCACTACGTCATCTACGACGAGGCACATATGCTCAAGAACATGTCCACGCAGCGATACGACAATCTGCTTAAAATTAAG TCGAAGCACCGCCTCCTGCTGACTGGCACTCCGCTGCAGAACAACCTGTTGGAGCTGATGTCCCTGCTGTGCTTCGTCATGCCTCACATGTTCTCCGGGAAGACTGATGACCTTAAGAGTTTGTTCCAGAAGACTGCT AAATCTAAAACAACGAAAAAGGCAGAAGGCAAGCAAGAAGATGACGAGCTGCCCTTCGAGCAGAGTCAGATTACTCAGGCCAAGCGCATCATGAAGCCGTTCGTGCTCCGTCGGCTGAAGAGAGACGTGCTGCAGGACCTGCCCAAGAAGACCAACCACAGGGAGCTCTGCCCCATGTCGGAGAGACAGGGGATCCTGTATAAGAACCTTATTGCTAGTTTCTCTGCTAAGGATGGTTCG ATCCACGCCACAACAGAGCAGAGCGGCATGTCGATGATGATGGACATGCGCAAGTTGGCCAACCACCCTTTGCTGCTGCGGTACCACTACGCGGACAGCGCGCTGCGCGGGGCCGCGGCGCGCCTGGCCCGGGACCCCGCCTACAAGGAGAACAACGAGCAGTACGCCTGGGAGGACCTGCTCTGCATGTCCGACTTCCAGATACACCAGCTCACGCTGCAGTATAGC TGTATATCATCATACTCCCTACCCGAGCACCTAATCCTGGACTCGGGCAAGTTCCAGAAGTTGGACGAGATGTTGCCGCGACTGAAGGCGGGCGGGCACCGCGTGCTGATATTCAGCCAGTTCACCATGATGCTGGACATCCTCGAGCCCTACCTCACTATACGCAGGCACCGGTATCTGCGGCTAGATGGCAGCACTGCCGTCCCTGATAG ACAAGACTTAATAGACCAGTACAACAACGAGGATATCTTCGTGTTCCTGCTGTCGACGAAGGCGGGCGGGCTGGGCATCAACCTCACTGCCGCAGACACCGTCATCATACACGATATAGACTTCAACCCTTACAATGATAAGCAAGCTGAGGACAG ATGTCACAGGATGGGCCAGACGCGTCCAGTGACGATATACCGCCTGCTGAGCTGCGGCACCATCGAGGAAGGAATCTACCAGGTCGCGCAGGAGAAACTCAATCTCGAGAAACATGTCACTGGTGATGATG AAAACGACAAGACGGAGCAGAAGAACGTGGTGCGGTTATTATCAGCGGCCCTTGGTCTCACGTCCCCCTCCAAATGA